In Synechococcus sp. PCC 6312, one genomic interval encodes:
- a CDS encoding DUF4351 domain-containing protein, which translates to MGEFDGVDPLWEPLKTELAVEPIRADSIIILQRANTLLHLEFQTLPQSQPDLPFRMVDYYIRLKRLYPESQIVQVLIFLKPTNDPRCQITTYQDPQLSHQYQVVRMWEQEPSPFLQNPGLLPFATLCQTSNPRQLLEQVATKLNQVPTPSGRAQLMACCDVLAGLRFEKDLIHAIFREEIMQESVTYQDILQKGVTQGIKQGVQQGLQQGEVAVVVRLLYRRFGELSPELMTKVRALSVTELEALADALLDFPDLAAFQAWLG; encoded by the coding sequence TTGGGGGAATTTGATGGCGTTGACCCGCTTTGGGAACCCCTCAAAACTGAATTAGCTGTTGAGCCGATCCGTGCCGATAGCATTATCATTCTCCAACGTGCCAATACTCTCCTCCATCTCGAATTCCAGACCCTGCCCCAATCCCAACCTGATTTGCCGTTTCGGATGGTTGATTACTATATCCGCCTTAAGCGTCTTTATCCTGAGAGCCAGATTGTTCAAGTTTTAATTTTCCTTAAACCGACCAATGACCCAAGATGCCAAATCACAACTTATCAAGACCCGCAACTTAGCCATCAGTATCAAGTTGTCCGAATGTGGGAACAAGAGCCAAGTCCTTTTCTCCAAAACCCTGGCTTATTGCCTTTCGCCACCCTTTGCCAAACCAGCAATCCTCGCCAACTTTTAGAACAGGTTGCGACTAAACTCAATCAAGTCCCAACTCCATCTGGACGGGCCCAACTCATGGCCTGCTGTGATGTCTTGGCTGGGCTACGATTTGAGAAGGACTTGATTCATGCCATCTTTCGGGAGGAGATTATGCAGGAATCGGTAACGTATCAGGATATTTTGCAAAAGGGAGTCACCCAAGGAATTAAACAGGGGGTACAGCAAGGACTACAACAGGGAGAGGTTGCGGTGGTGGTCCGCCTACTCTATCGCCGTTTTGGTGAGCTTTCTCCAGAATTGATGACTAAAGTGCGGGCCTTGTCTGTGACGGAATTGGAAGCGTTGGCCGATGCTCTGTTGGATTTTCCAGATCTGGCGGCATTCCAGGCCTGGTTGGGGTAA
- the hisH gene encoding imidazole glycerol phosphate synthase subunit HisH, protein MKTVAVIDYDMGNLHSVCKGLEFAGVEPIVTDQAKDILDAAAVVLPGVGAFDPAMAHLHRRNLGELLPQVIAQGKPFLGICLGLQILFEKSEEGQAPGLGIFAGTVNRFQAEPDLTIPHMGWNQLHLSQPQLPLWQGLEPEPWLYFVHSFYVAPREPTLTAATVTHGQQTVTAAIAQNNVMAVQFHPEKSATTGLKILKNFVSLF, encoded by the coding sequence ATGAAAACAGTGGCCGTGATTGATTACGATATGGGCAATTTACACTCGGTTTGTAAGGGACTGGAGTTTGCCGGAGTAGAGCCAATCGTGACGGATCAGGCCAAGGATATTCTTGATGCCGCTGCGGTTGTGTTACCTGGGGTAGGGGCCTTTGATCCAGCCATGGCCCATCTCCACCGTCGTAATTTGGGGGAACTCTTGCCACAGGTCATTGCCCAAGGAAAACCATTTTTAGGCATTTGTCTGGGCTTACAGATTTTATTTGAAAAGAGTGAAGAGGGACAAGCCCCTGGCCTGGGTATTTTTGCCGGAACCGTGAATCGCTTCCAGGCTGAACCCGACTTAACCATTCCCCACATGGGCTGGAATCAACTCCATTTGAGTCAACCCCAATTACCCCTCTGGCAGGGCTTGGAACCGGAACCTTGGCTCTATTTTGTCCACTCCTTCTATGTTGCCCCCAGAGAGCCGACATTAACGGCCGCGACTGTCACCCATGGCCAACAGACCGTCACCGCCGCCATTGCCCAAAATAACGTAATGGCTGTGCAATTCCACCCTGAGAAATCGGCTACCACTGGCTTGAAAATTCTCAAAAACTTTGTCAGCCTCTTCTAA
- the rsmG gene encoding 16S rRNA (guanine(527)-N(7))-methyltransferase RsmG encodes MPFSDLPNAAEIWQNTLAWQPNEQQQQKFAAFYQAMLTANSQFNLTRITDAKDFWEKHLWDALSGIQPWLTDLTLNPGALVVDIGSGAGVPGIPVALARPDWQVTLLEARRKKVSFLESLPQLLGLTNVNAVWSRAEDYHPQASFDLALVRAVGNIQQCLHFALPLVKPGGLVILYRGQFQASDNHDLEKELSHWQATLEQVLSWQTPLTGGTRHCLLIRRPGHAPRPH; translated from the coding sequence GTGCCGTTTTCTGATTTACCAAACGCTGCCGAGATTTGGCAAAATACCTTGGCCTGGCAACCGAATGAACAACAACAGCAAAAATTTGCCGCCTTTTACCAGGCCATGCTGACAGCCAACTCCCAATTCAACCTGACCCGCATCACCGATGCCAAGGACTTCTGGGAAAAACATCTTTGGGATGCCCTCAGTGGGATACAACCTTGGTTAACGGATCTGACCCTAAATCCGGGAGCATTGGTGGTGGATATTGGCAGTGGGGCTGGTGTGCCGGGTATCCCCGTGGCCCTGGCCCGACCCGATTGGCAGGTTACCCTCCTAGAGGCCCGCCGCAAAAAGGTCAGTTTTTTGGAATCCTTGCCCCAACTCTTAGGTCTGACCAATGTGAACGCGGTTTGGAGTCGGGCCGAAGACTATCACCCCCAGGCCAGTTTTGATTTGGCTTTGGTACGAGCGGTGGGGAATATTCAGCAATGTTTGCATTTCGCCCTACCCTTAGTTAAACCTGGGGGCTTAGTCATCCTTTATCGGGGCCAATTTCAAGCGAGTGATAACCATGATCTGGAAAAAGAACTCAGTCATTGGCAGGCAACCTTAGAACAGGTTCTTTCCTGGCAAACCCCTCTCACCGGTGGCACTCGCCATTGCCTGTTGATTCGCCGTCCCGGCCATGCCCCCCGCCCCCATTGA
- a CDS encoding PDGLE domain-containing protein encodes MTPSDLPPKNRLPWLIGLGAALVIAVFMSPLASQNPDGLDRVAQDLKFDGQAHENPPARQLPFAQVFDEYALQGVPTGLATPLAGLIGTLVTFGLAWGLGKLVIPSQKSPADPPES; translated from the coding sequence ATGACTCCATCTGATCTTCCGCCTAAAAATCGTCTCCCTTGGCTAATCGGCCTGGGGGCAGCTTTGGTCATTGCTGTATTTATGTCTCCCTTAGCCAGTCAAAATCCTGATGGGTTGGATCGGGTGGCCCAGGATTTGAAGTTTGATGGCCAAGCCCATGAAAACCCGCCCGCCCGCCAGTTACCCTTTGCCCAAGTCTTTGATGAATATGCCCTACAGGGTGTCCCCACAGGCCTAGCAACGCCCTTAGCTGGTTTAATTGGGACTCTGGTTACCTTTGGCTTGGCTTGGGGGCTGGGAAAACTGGTGATTCCGAGTCAAAAATCTCCCGCTGACCCTCCTGAAAGCTAA
- the cbiQ gene encoding cobalt ECF transporter T component CbiQ, with translation MLLHIHSVLPIQAAVNSTPWQTLTPPGRILCAGLGVFAIALTPNGQWLTWLVYGLAVLGLVILSQINLGDLGKRLAVELLFLNMIILGTLFRSGGDVVWSYGLIRMTSQGLVIMGSVAAKMLLSLILLNILTLTTSVSDLIHGLARLKVPPLLIGVLGAMYRYLGLLISEFQATHRAAQARNLMTTPGTIRLVISHSIGSLFIRTYERGERIYQAMAARGSGTALHSTVPPYHPTDSRPDCYALIVTALIALAGQLSHYL, from the coding sequence ATGCTCCTCCACATTCATTCGGTTTTACCAATCCAGGCCGCCGTAAACTCAACCCCCTGGCAAACTTTAACGCCTCCCGGTCGGATTTTGTGTGCTGGATTGGGTGTGTTTGCCATTGCCTTAACCCCCAATGGCCAATGGTTGACTTGGTTGGTTTATGGTTTGGCTGTCCTTGGCCTGGTGATCTTGAGCCAGATTAACCTGGGGGACTTGGGGAAGCGGCTGGCAGTGGAGTTGTTATTTTTAAATATGATTATCCTTGGGACGCTCTTTCGCAGTGGCGGGGATGTGGTTTGGAGTTATGGGCTAATTCGCATGACTAGCCAAGGCCTGGTGATTATGGGCAGTGTGGCCGCCAAGATGCTTTTATCCCTGATACTGTTGAATATTTTGACCCTGACAACGTCCGTTAGTGACTTAATCCATGGCCTGGCCCGCCTCAAGGTTCCCCCCTTGCTTATCGGGGTTTTAGGGGCGATGTATCGCTATCTGGGATTGCTAATTTCAGAATTTCAAGCGACCCATCGCGCCGCCCAGGCCCGGAACTTAATGACAACTCCTGGAACAATCCGTTTAGTGATCAGCCATAGCATTGGAAGTTTGTTTATTCGCACCTACGAACGGGGAGAACGGATTTACCAGGCCATGGCCGCCCGCGGTTCTGGAACGGCCCTTCACTCTACAGTGCCCCCCTATCATCCGACTGATTCCCGCCCAGATTGTTACGCCCTGATCGTCACAGCCCTGATTGCCCTGGCTGGCCAACTATCCCACTACCTCTAG
- a CDS encoding energy-coupling factor ABC transporter permease gives MFGLAFPLPCPLAMHIPDGYLSWPVSLVNWGIALGLIAVSLRRVKESYQDRTVPLMGVVAAFIFAVQMINFPIPGGTSGHLLGGTLAGVLVGPWAGTLVMTVVFIVQAVFFQDGGLTVLGANIVNMGLIGTFGGYYVYLILRRMFGFQRWRGLAIGAGLAGWLSVVVAALVVALELALSGTVQLQVALVAMLGWHIVIGIGEAIITVMALSYIWKTRPDLFFDPPHHPKKALQYE, from the coding sequence ATGTTTGGTTTAGCCTTTCCCCTCCCTTGCCCCTTGGCCATGCATATTCCCGATGGCTATCTCTCTTGGCCGGTGAGTTTGGTGAATTGGGGAATTGCCTTGGGGTTGATTGCAGTTTCGCTGCGGCGGGTAAAGGAGAGCTACCAAGACCGGACTGTCCCCTTGATGGGAGTGGTGGCGGCGTTCATTTTTGCCGTTCAGATGATTAATTTTCCGATTCCCGGTGGGACCTCTGGGCATTTGCTGGGGGGAACCCTAGCGGGGGTACTGGTGGGCCCTTGGGCCGGGACATTGGTGATGACGGTGGTCTTTATTGTTCAAGCTGTGTTTTTCCAGGATGGGGGGCTGACGGTTTTGGGCGCCAACATTGTCAATATGGGCTTAATTGGTACGTTCGGCGGCTACTATGTGTATTTAATTTTACGGCGAATGTTTGGCTTCCAACGCTGGCGGGGGCTGGCCATTGGGGCTGGACTGGCTGGCTGGCTCAGTGTGGTGGTGGCGGCTTTAGTGGTGGCTTTGGAACTGGCCCTATCGGGAACGGTGCAATTACAGGTGGCCCTGGTGGCGATGCTGGGGTGGCATATCGTGATTGGGATTGGAGAAGCCATTATTACGGTCATGGCCCTGAGCTATATCTGGAAAACTCGTCCGGATCTCTTCTTTGATCCCCCCCATCACCCCAAAAAAGCCTTGCAGTATGAATAA